In Lolium rigidum isolate FL_2022 chromosome 3, APGP_CSIRO_Lrig_0.1, whole genome shotgun sequence, the genomic window CAAACTTACGTTTAAATAACTTTTTTTCGAGCAGAGGGGGAAGTTGGATTTCCTTTTCGCTTTTGTGTAAGATCAAAAGATAGAGGTGTCATATTGTTCTTGAGGTTTAAACTTGGCAAATTAGAAGCCTATTTTGCTATTAGCGGTAAGTAATTCCTTGGAAGTTATCAGTGGAAAGAAACCAGTATATTTCTTTTTTTGAACTTAACGTGTATATTTTTCATCCTACTTGGTGGGGGGTAATGCTAAATCAATTGATCTTGTACTACTGCTAGTCACGGTGTCCACTCCTTTGGATGATTTATGAGGCAAATGAAACACCTAATTATTTTTGCTTGACTTCAATACTAGCATTAGCATATGGAAACGGTTGACTTCATGGCAATTCCTTTGGATGGTTTAGCCCATGCGCTGAGAAATGGTGGTTTGTTTTACGCatgtatgtactccctccgttcctatatgAATAAGGCGCATGTGCTTTCAAAGATTTAACTTTGACCAAGATGTTCAAGCATATGATGATTATTTGATAGAAAATTGTATCACTAGAatttttttcaatacgaatctaacGGTACTGATTTTGTGTAAGATAATTGAGATATAGTTGCTCaaatttttggtcaaacaaaattTTTGGGAACCACGTgcgccttattcattggaatagAAGTGCTCCGTCTGATCCATATAAGTGTCGGCGGTTTAGTACAATTTTGTTTTAAAGTTGTACCAAAtcaccgacacttattatggatcgtagGGAGTAGTACTTTATTTGTTTTTCCTGATGCCAACCATTGCTGTTCGCTTACTTGGAAATATTTGAGTCCATCTTACTTTGCGTATTACTAGTCTGATTTTCTTTGTTTGGCTGGTCATTTTGGTTTTCCCATGTCAAGAATTATTTATTTCTTAATTATTCCATTTAAAGACTTCTAGTCCCAGGGTTTACAGTTTAGTTTGCTGATATCCATATTAGAAAAGCTAATTTGGCAATGGTTGCACCTGGTATGCCCACTTGTGAAATATTGTAGTGTAAGTCTGTATTTTACGGTTAGTACTGAAATATGTTATGTTCATTTAACCAGTGATCCATCAACTGTCTTTCTGATGTTCTATACTTCCTTCTTCATTGATGTAGGTAACTTCACCAGGTGGTAACACTGTACATTCAATGAAGGGAAAGTCTGGTGACAAATTTGAGTTTAAAGCTCCAAGGGGTGGAATGTACAAGTTTTGCTTCCACAATCCTTACGGGGCACCTGAAACGGTTTCTTTCTACATTCATGTTGGGCACATACCCAATGAGCACAATCTGGCGAAAGATGGTCAGTGTATTGATTGTGTCCCTTAAAATTTCAGCAGCTGCTTATTCCTtaattttttttaacacataTTTCTTCCTCTTCCAGAGCACTTGGACCCTATCAATGTGAAAATTGCAGAGCTTAAGGAAGCTTTAGAATCTGTCACTGCTGAGCAGAAGTACCTAAAAGCACGTGAGGCTCGTCACCGGCACAGTAAGCTTCATGAATTTTTTTCTGTAAATGTTCTCTAGTAATTTCATCCTTCTCGTATGGCCCTGTTAACTACAAGTAGAGAATATTATTTCCGGTGCACTTACTCTGATCCACCCATTCCCCATGTGTTATGGACTGGTAGATACTAGATGGAACTGCAAGAGGCATGTTGGTACCTTGATGGCAGCCATGTCTCAAGGACAGGGATAAACTCACAAAGGACACTGGGGTTAGATTGGTGTATTCTCCGCTTAATGGAAAAAGTCACAAGGGAACCTCTTTTTATAGAGCTAGGAGACTCCTAAAGACAGCGATAGATccctaaagctagcaactaatcagAATGTGCCTATCAGGCCCTTTAGCTTGGTGCTGCCATGTACATCGTGTTTTGAAACAACTGAGCATACCTTCATTCCATTTTCAGTACTAAGCTATGGAGTTGTCATCCATTACAGAGCTTGCTCCATGTAATGGATTCTGCTTTACTTTCATCCTCCATTTTTCCAAATCACTTGACTGATGTTGTGAGGGAACGATCCGTGAAAATGAAAGGAAAAAACACGAGAACTCGTGGAAATGCACTAAATACTGTTTGAAACACTTACATATCCACAGTTTCTTCATTTGCAGTTTAAGCTTCCTTTTCTCCAGTTATGCTCCTTCGTAGGATTAGAATCTTGTCCTTTGTTCAGTTGGGATAGGGCCACATGATCTTGCATAGGGGAACATATCCAACCTTATTTTGTTTCATCTGCCTGTCTCAATTCTTTATTTTAGTTTGAAAGAACACCCAAGTGTCGAATGAGATATCAGGTACTTCATCTGTTtctaaatataagacgtttttGCAGTTCACTTTGAGctcccaaaacatcttatatttaggaacagagGTAGTACTTTACTATTTAACCAGCCAAGCTGCTAAGTACACTCTCCATTATCCTTTTGTTGATTTTCACATTTTTCTTatctttgtctaattttgtaatatGTTCTTCATGAAAAACTGAATCCAGCGAATGAGAGCACCAGAAGACGTGTCATGTTCTACACGATCGCGGAGTACCTAGCTTTCATGGCTGCTAGCGCGTTGCAAGTGGTCTACATCCGGCGCCTGTTCAGTAAAAACGTGGGGTACAACAGGGTCTAGGGCACCAGACTTCTTGAAGGCAGCAGCAGATGTTCGTAACAGGGAAATATTTTCTGTCATATTGTAGCTTTTCACCCTCTTTTTTGGTGTTAGTCTAAAGATGCTGTTTTAATTTATTACCATGTACCTTACCTTTAGCAACTATTGTGAAATGTGAAGCGCAATTGTTGTGTAAACATAGATACATAATTAATCTTCAGAGTGTTGATGTCAAGGAGAAAAAAAAGGGCGGCAAGAGATGTGTTCTCATTCTTTCTCGCCTTTTTTGATCCAGTAATAGGATGGCAATGTAGAACTAAGGTCTAGGTAAATCTAGCTGAGCTGTGAAAATGAAGGAAGGGAAGGAAATTGCTACATTTTCTTGAAGAATTTCACTGAGTCTGGATCTGGGTCAGACATGTGTTCCGTAAAGCTGATTTCTTGGGCATCAGAAGCCCACACACTATATAGCGCCAGACGTGGAGATGGCAGCACGGTTTCGAAGGGCATATATAGTTGCCCAGGACCAGGAGCAGGGTAGCAAAGACAAGTCTCTGGCACGTATGACCTGCAATGCAACTCCTACATAAGCGGTGTTGCCTGATGCTGTTCCTCAGGAGGcaagctaagagcatcttcagccgcgtcccccaaaaggatttggggcgcgccggacaaaaaaaccgttccagccgcgtcccctaaagcccatttttgtccggcgcgcccccatacggtgtccggcgccccgagcccgtccccgtcccacaggggacgcaccgggcacgccggacacaacgaaagcgaggcggggagtggcggggccgacccgtcagcggtacagttaattttaacctaaccgtcgcctacctcgcgacggaagttattcgcgcgcagtgacacacggcggcatctttgccttaatggcgacagcggggcaggcgagacgtctcgtcggtgctgcacaGCCTCCACGCgttgccggcgttcgcacgccaccgcccgttcccgcgcgatcttcccgcctcttctcgcttgttcccgcgctttcttcccgacgccggcgtctataaaaggtctcccggctcaacggtagccaccacaccccgccggcaacaaacacagccctcgtcgctccaccgccgtctcctccaccaccggtaGCAATGTCGAACCGCCCGGCgccggccacttccctccaccgccgtcccctCCACTTGCGGTCCCgaaacgcaggtcgacaccgacccctcgGCGGCAGCCCGGGAAGAGCGATGGCATGCACACCGTCGGCCAGCGGCGGGAGGCGATGCGGCAGCAGGCCCGCCggccagcgggaggcggcgcgggcggcggatccggcggcgttccgcgcccatggccccgctgttggcgaggccgcggcggcggcagcgtggcgAGGAGCGACGGGACGCCACCGTTGCGGCGTCTGACGCCTCGACGAGACAggaggcgcgacggtgccggtaccgggcagagatggagcagcggtgggctgacgAGCGCCAGCGCGGTGAGCGGGAGTCGatagagcgccggcggcgggagtcgatcgagcaccagcagcagctggcggcggaggagcgtcatcagcgggaggcggcgctgagggcgttatgggggaggcgggcggacgagttggtggcggaggacgccgtgttggcggcggcgatgatggaggcgccaacagatgtggaggaggaggcgccaatggaggaggaggaggccgaggcggaggagaccgaggtggaggacaacgacgacgacgagttcgagtggtccgacgacgacgggccgcacccggacgagacggccgatcagcaacgcgcgctcgtcgagtccttcgagtcggagaagaagctccgggacgacacccgtgcccgcgaagaggcgcagattcgtcgcgccgtcgagctctccctccgggcggcccggcgagggagggcggaggaggacgcgcggcgggagcggcaccgtccggacaccgccgaacgcaaggagaggaggcgcgcgcagcaggagctgcggcgtaggggaggcgacgacgggcggggccgtcgaacgcaccgccgggcggtcggtagtctaggtttagatgaaatctagccgttttcattcaaactttgtaatatataatcaaaattgaatgaaaacctttattttcgtgtaccaatattcatttgggggcggcgtttgggggacgcggctggggagcgacgtcccccaaaggcggcacgaacaaaacacgtcccccaaacgctcaatccggcgcggtttgggggacgcgactggagatgctctaagatactGTGTAGTACTTTCTTCTTCTGATGCCCATGGTGTGGAGCTGCGTCTCCACCTTCTTGGCATATACCTCGTTTGCTGCCTATCTGTATTCGGAGCCTAGCAGGCCCGGGCCCTTTTCTTTTGTTCTCACTTTGAGACCAAGTTGTTGACAGATTTTGAAAGCTTTCAATGTGTAAGCTGGGTTATGTGGCATTTTCTCAAGAAAAGTATTTCTCGTATCTCTGTGGGAAATTCGGTTTAGTGTCGGCGCATATTGTTATATATCTCAATAATGTAACATCTATCTGGCAACTGAAATCACAATATCATGTGCCACAAAGCAGAATCTCTATGTTCTGTACATGGCAAATTGCAGTTGCAGCACCAAAAATGAGAGGGAGATTGATATGCAGTGTTTTAGGGTTTTGCTTCCATCGCAAACAATGCACCATAAACACCATGTACTACTATcattactccctccatctcagttTACTAATCTTCCCCATATCCCTAAGTCAccaatttgacctatataatttaaattatatattgcaaaaatatatcattagaaaatagaacatctaaactttttaatgatataatttttataacatataactaatgtcaacttgatcaaatttgctacCTAAGGGTACAcgtacgcctaataaactgtgagagagggagtagatTATATCGCCAAAATGACAAAAAAAATCATATAACTTCTGCAAAGCAGCAAAAAAAAGTGGACAATGACAAAGATGTAGCAAGTCATACATCTCTAACAGGCATAATCGACGTTCACTTTCGTTGTATTGTAGTTGAAGGTGGAGATTTACAAAGGCAGTAGCTTCTATATACATGTATTGACAAATGGTACACAATCTAAGCACATGCAGAGATTTGATTTTGGTGTACATTCACATGCCTGGACATCAAGAAAGCATTTCATTCCTGGCTGTGGGTCACGATGAGTCCTGTGAACCGAAGATCTTTGTACGGTATATGGGCATCACTTCATTACACTTTTGGCCACTGTGGACTAACTACCTGCAAAGTAAGATACCTGGTCAAAACAGTGAGGATTTGATTTATTTCTACAGGTTTGCAAAGCCCGAGAGTGCAGCTACAAACCTCTAATGTACTGAAAACTAATTGCATCCGACTTGCCACCACTGATGGCTCCTCGGAACTTCCCATGACAGCCATTTGTTCCAGCTGCAATGTTTTCACTGGCAGCCTGTGAGCAGTTTTCACCCACATTCAACGTGATCAGGATCATAAGATACAAAGGGAGAAAAGAGATAGAACAAAATGCTAACAGAGAAAACCTTTCGTACCATGCCATGCCTTTTGTATAGTACGCGTTTGCTATCAGGGCACAGAATCCTTTCCACTGGTCCAACAGATCATCCGACACTGGTGGGGAAGTAGACCACCTGATGATTGTTGGCTGTGGTGTGCACAGTATTGTAATGAACACTATACTCAGCCACAGAATGCATTCCTTCACCTACAGTACATGAAATCATCATTGAGACAAATGGAATGGAAACACTGAATATCATATCAAGGGGGGTGTTTACATGCAAACAAGTCCTCAACTGGGCTGAGTTTCATATCTTGCTAATATGATTTAGTAAATTCCATCTATGGATAATTGTTAACAAACTAATAAGAAAGTAAAGACGTGGGGGGATGGAAAGACCTAAGCAAAACTCGTCTACTTGAGTGTAAATACTACAGAGCAGCCAATAGTTTCAATGAAAAACATTTGAAGATAAAAGATAGTTTTAAACTGAAGCATACTAATTCAGATTTGAGAATGTGCTAACCTCGAAAGAACGGACTTTGAAGCTCAAGCTTGTTCCTCCTCCATAAGACCGCAGGCCTTCAATCTCGACACCAGAAGCTTTGATATCCATAAGTTCCATTCTAATCCCCTCTTCTGTACAGCCTAGGGCGTATGCTTGCACTCCAGCATTAACAAATCCCTAGTAACATTAAAAGGCCATGTAACGATTGCAGAAAGAAGTTATGTCAAGAAGACCAGTGAAAAATCTCAACAAGAATCAATACTTTTATGTTATCTCCACCTCCTCGATCAATGACATTCTTATACTGCTTGAATAAGCTAGTTGCTATATTACGCGATGAACGGAACTCCTCGtctgatgaagcattaacatgaaATCGGTGCTGCACAAAACACAATGGTGAATAAACAGAAAAAAACCAAACGGACAGTGATCAAGAATTCATCAAATGGAAGGTCTTGTCTTTATCACAAAGTATACCATACCAGCCAATGCCTTGCAGTTCTCTCATTTAAGCTTCTGTGAAGATAATGACTGACTCTCGCAAAGTTAACTCTGAAGCTAGGAACAAAGTGTGACTTCTGTACATGATGGCCTTCAAAGGAACTACAAACCGCATTGCAACCTAACAAGTTGTTAAATTGACCAGCAGCATTTATTGGGAACGATTTCAGTTCTGGGTAAGCACCAGGCCTGACAAACAGAACGGGTCCATGTAGCGCCGGCATGGCTGGATGCTCATCAATCTGCTGCGAGCTGCTCAAGCATTTCTCCGACAACAGGAGAGTATTTCAGAGGCCGCTGGCAACTCAATCTGCAACAGAGAATGCTTTGATCAGACACACAAAAGTACAAAGGGATCCAGCGATATCATAGGAACCACCACTGAAGATTTTTACTGACAGAAAACTTATCTTCTGTTCTAATACATTTCTAACATAAAACTGAATTCACTGAAGATTGATATTATTGACACTCTGACAGAAAACTTATCTTCTGTTCTAATACATTTCTAACATAAAGCTGAATATTTACAAGCTGCTGCAACACTCTACATACTGCATCATACAAAAAAATCGTGGTACTTTCATGTTTATCTGGTGACTGGTGCAGCAGATAGTGGTTGCTTAGCAGATGTACTATAACCAAAATGGACGGTGCACATCGAGTGCGTAAATCAGTAGCTCATCATCCATGCATAAACTGGGCCATTATCCGACTTCCAAGAACCCAGAAAGTTCCGGGAAGGGTAAAACTTATGCTCTGCCCCAAAAATCCTAACTCGAAACAACCAACAAAATCAGATTCTCCCAAAGCAACCTAATCCCTTGCTAAGCATACAAGATTGGATAGACTATCACCACTGGATTCAACCGGAATTAACACAAGTACAGAAGAACCAACGGGGTTAATTAGGCGGGCAATTTTACCACCGGAGGAGGCGAGGAGCGGCCGGAAGCTGGCGGGGAATCCgcaggaggaaggagaaggggaTGATGTGTGGCAGAGAGGTGAAAATGCATATACCGTGGAGGGGTTTATGGTTAAAAGAAAACAGCGGTGGAAATGTGAAGAGAAGGGTGGAGAAAATCAGGGGCCACAATAAAAATCGACTGGCCAGGCGGGCGGCGACGTGGACCCCGCGGAGAGCAGCCGTCGTCGGCCCATCGCTCTCGGTGAATCTGCTGTTAATGGGCCCCGTTGGTACCCTGGAAATGGTGCGTGTGCTCTCTTCCACTAGAAAAAAAATGTAACTGTGCTTTTCCAACAGAAAAGGAGAAAATACCATGAACCAAAAAAACCATTTTTCTTTCGAATTAAGGAACCAAGGTATCCAACTTTCCATTTCACAGTAGAAGATGTTGGGAGTAATACAATCCTCTCTCCAGTTCCATCAAGTCATGCTATGTGATACAAGTCTACTGAATTTCTATTAAATTTTGCAGTAGCTTATCCATTGATTTTAGTGGAGACGGGAGGTATGCAAATTTAAGTGTCTGGAGTAAAGATTTGATTTATCAATACAGGTTCGTGCAGATTgtagaagaaataaaaaaaatttcAAGTGATACCAACATGTACGATATGTGGGTTGGAGAATGAAGATGGATACCATACGGTAATGACATGTACTATGGCAAAAGTTATTAGACAGGAAGCTAGAAAAAAATTGGGAGCTTCCTTTGGAGAGTGATCTGGTTTACACCGGAAAGGATTGGGTGACGGTTTTATTGGACAAGTTAGATGAGGAGACAAAAACCAAAATAATGTTCATTTGGTGGAGAGCTTGGCACCATCGAAACAATATAATTTTTGACTCATGAAAGGCGAGTATTACTCATTCGGTAAGATACATCGATAATTTTTTTGACTCTATGCAGACAAATAAAAGTgggaaccgaaacattgatagaaAAGGCAAAGGAAAGGTGTATGTGCTGAAAATATTCAGTGAAGAAAGCGCTACCTCGCCGGCTGTCCAAAGCTGGGATGGACTAAAATTAGTGTTGATGCTGCTTTCCTGGAAGACAGTTCAAGCGGAGCATGGGGTGCTGTTGCAAGAGCACACGATGGCTCCGTTGTGTTCTCTGCGTGGGGCACTAGCACTCAATGTCAATCGGCGGAAATGGCTGAAGCCATCGCTTGTCTCGAAGGCCTTAAACTAGCTATTATCCTCACGCATGGTGATTTGCTTTTTGAGACAAACTGTAATTCTTTGCTGAAGGTTTTTGACCCTGGATCAGCAGACAGATCACCAGCAAGTATCATAGCAAAGGAGTTCCATTTGCTGAAACCCAAGGATGGATCAATCAAATTAGTGCATGTTAGTAGGAAGGTTAATGGGGTTGCCCATAACCTTGCCCAGATGGGGCATATTGAGTTGTGTGGAGTTGTGTTGCTCGATCATGATCATGTTCCGGCTTGTATGTCTGAACTGGTTGTGGAAGATTGTAAGAAAATTTTCTCTGGCTAAGTAATATGCAACtccttttaaaaataaaaataaaatcattgcACTGCCAACAAAATATATGTGGAGCACGACAGAGACAATCAACTAGACCCCTGGGAATCCAGGATTATGTACTAAACAAagatgcaattttttttttgatggaACAAAAGAAAGGGCCAAAATAAGTATAAAATTAAATGGACAGATGGCAAACAATAACAAAGTGCCGGTGCATCATACAGTATTACGAGCTCAAACTGGTGTTCATACAGGCTTAGCACAAGGATCCAATTCCAACCAAGTTAAGGTAGAGCAGAGCATGCTTGCTGTAACTAAACCATACAGATACGATAAAATCAGCTAGTAGCACCAATATAGAGATCACTAAATAACATGGAATGCTATTTCCCGGGAAATCGAAGAATGCTGAAGCGCAGACGAATCTCTTGAACTCCCGATGCAGCAGCCCTTGATTGACCCACATCACACCGCCCGAGTGTGGCGAATCAGGCGTTGATTAC contains:
- the LOC124704324 gene encoding transmembrane emp24 domain-containing protein p24beta3-like, with protein sequence MARWRPAMLLVAALALAAACAGWRAEALSVTVTDTECIHEFVPYEGDSVTGNFVVVDHDIFWSSDHPGIDLTVTSPGGNTVHSMKGKSGDKFEFKAPRGGMYKFCFHNPYGAPETVSFYIHVGHIPNEHNLAKDEHLDPINVKIAELKEALESVTAEQKYLKAREARHRHTNESTRRRVMFYTIAEYLAFMAASALQVVYIRRLFSKNVGYNRV
- the LOC124704325 gene encoding uncharacterized protein LOC124704325 isoform X2 translates to MPALHGPVLFVRPGAYPELKSFPINAAGQFNNLLGCNAVCSSFEGHHVQKSHFVPSFRVNFARVSHYLHRSLNERTARHWLHRFHVNASSDEEFRSSRNIATSLFKQYKNVIDRGGGDNIKGFVNAGVQAYALGCTEEGIRMELMDIKASGVEIEGLRSYGGGTSLSFKVRSFEVKECILWLSIVFITILCTPQPTIIRWSTSPPVSDDLLDQWKGFCALIANAYYTKGMACWNKWLSWEVPRSHQWWQVGCN
- the LOC124704325 gene encoding uncharacterized protein LOC124704325 isoform X1: MPALHGPVLFVRPGAYPELKSFPINAAGQFNNLLGCNAVCSSFEGHHVQKSHFVPSFRVNFARVSHYLHRSLNERTARHWLHRFHVNASSDEEFRSSRNIATSLFKQYKNVIDRGGGDNIKGFVNAGVQAYALGCTEEGIRMELMDIKASGVEIEGLRSYGGGTSLSFKVRSFEVKECILWLSIVFITILCTPQPTIIRWSTSPPVSDDLLDQWKGFCALIANAYYTKGMAWLPVKTLQLEQMAVMGSSEEPSVVASRMQLVFSTLEVVSPQWPKV